The following proteins come from a genomic window of Candidatus Cloacimonadota bacterium:
- a CDS encoding sigma 54-interacting transcriptional regulator has protein sequence MYYKGCKIMEIDIFELSPENYQIIFDTLQTGINIVHPSGTIIYVNNAYCRMHGYQKEEMIGESLEMILPDEDVKKGLENFRKIVKGQRKTSHVIRSFNRRKDGSLFPVVIAWNFLLKRNKLVGMVSAVQDITEMAETKAELKKTQHEMQELQNQLEQRKYLEFMMGDSLPIKQIQRAVENVAATDFSVLITGETGSGKELVAESIHNFSSRNKFPLISVDCGAIPNTLIESELFGHQKGAFTGADRLKEGAFQKAHHGTIFLDEITNLSVNMQKKLLRVLEKKEVQKIGSTRKEKLDIRILAATNEHIEKLVERSEFRKDLFFRLNEFMIRVPALRNRRDDIPLLVQRFIKEICHKLKIKRKSISKETLTFLNSYNWPGNVRQLRNALKRAIVVSDKEIRPEHFELLGSDSRHITEPDIDFDLEQSVDLKNLSRQVADNFESQIIRKTLEKFDGNKSKTARFLNIDYKTLLTKIKNYGINSIE, from the coding sequence ATGTACTACAAAGGATGCAAAATAATGGAAATTGATATTTTTGAATTATCGCCCGAAAATTATCAGATAATTTTTGATACTCTGCAAACCGGAATTAATATTGTTCATCCTTCCGGCACCATCATTTATGTGAATAATGCTTATTGCAGAATGCATGGTTACCAAAAAGAAGAAATGATCGGGGAATCGCTGGAAATGATTTTACCCGATGAAGATGTAAAAAAAGGATTGGAGAATTTTCGGAAGATAGTGAAAGGGCAGAGAAAAACTTCTCATGTCATCAGAAGTTTCAATCGCCGCAAAGATGGAAGCTTGTTTCCGGTTGTGATCGCCTGGAATTTTCTTTTGAAAAGAAACAAACTGGTGGGAATGGTGTCGGCAGTTCAGGATATTACTGAAATGGCAGAAACAAAAGCCGAACTGAAAAAAACTCAGCATGAGATGCAGGAGTTACAGAACCAATTAGAGCAAAGAAAATATCTTGAGTTCATGATGGGAGACAGTTTGCCGATTAAACAGATTCAGCGTGCAGTGGAAAATGTTGCCGCAACAGATTTTTCCGTGCTTATAACTGGTGAAACTGGCTCCGGAAAAGAATTAGTTGCGGAATCAATTCATAATTTTAGTTCTCGAAATAAGTTTCCTCTCATCAGTGTAGATTGCGGCGCAATTCCCAATACACTGATCGAAAGTGAACTGTTTGGACATCAAAAAGGTGCTTTTACAGGAGCTGATCGCTTGAAAGAAGGTGCTTTCCAGAAAGCGCATCATGGCACAATTTTTCTGGATGAGATTACCAATCTTTCTGTTAATATGCAGAAAAAACTTCTGCGCGTGCTGGAAAAAAAAGAAGTTCAGAAAATCGGTTCTACCCGCAAAGAAAAACTTGATATCAGAATTTTAGCTGCTACCAATGAACATATTGAAAAATTAGTGGAAAGAAGTGAATTCAGGAAAGACCTGTTTTTCCGTTTGAACGAATTCATGATTCGCGTTCCAGCGCTGCGAAATCGTCGAGATGATATTCCACTTTTAGTACAAAGGTTCATCAAAGAGATTTGTCATAAACTCAAAATTAAAAGAAAATCAATTTCCAAAGAAACTTTAACTTTTTTAAATTCCTACAATTGGCCGGGAAATGTTCGTCAATTGCGCAATGCCCTGAAAAGAGCGATCGTTGTTTCCGATAAAGAAATTCGACCCGAACATTTTGAATTGCTGGGAAGTGATTCCCGGCATATTACTGAACCTGATATTGACTTTGATCTTGAACAATCTGTTGATCTGAAAAATCTTTCCAGGCAAGTAGCAGATAATTTTGAATCTCAAATTATTCGAAAAACACTGGAAAAATTTGATGGCAACAAAAGTAAAACCGCTCGTTTTTTGAATATCGACTATAAAACTTTGCTAACAAAAATTAAAAACTATGGAATAAACTCCATAGAATAA